Proteins encoded together in one bacterium window:
- a CDS encoding ABC transporter permease, translating into MKNLASTLAYKYLSFNNKDKNISFMIKVCFMGIFIGTFSLMLTLIITNGFEKVIHEKMQGINAHMILYAPKGQLDYHALGRAIETEFGEQVCGISGSSARQAIIDRDKTQSVIFLKGIDQVHEHEVSVLPEKITAPREEVLTLDRKDVLSLLLQDNNIIIGQKTAEHYGLQVGDTLTLLIPEPGGRTKIFLDKKQVVVSGIFSVGLEEYDNNVAFTSLDYFKMLYKDKGVDHINLKIKKDFIPRPTDLRSLISYLGQRMHHFFCAQDPEVLVQQKLKERFPHLVINSWKELYPALLASLKLEKYVMFFILALITLVACMNMISLLFMQIQQKRRDIAILRAMGMPRKMIQSIFVKLGVFITFWATVCGLGLAACAGWFLERYPFIELPDVYYVSHLPARMDLEIFLVVFVATMLLGFLATWLPARRSRNLNVAQVLRQE; encoded by the coding sequence ATGAAAAATTTGGCGTCTACGCTTGCTTACAAATATTTAAGTTTTAATAACAAAGATAAAAATATTTCATTCATGATCAAAGTTTGTTTTATGGGTATTTTTATCGGTACTTTTTCGTTGATGCTCACTTTAATTATAACGAATGGTTTTGAAAAAGTTATTCATGAAAAAATGCAAGGCATTAACGCTCATATGATACTTTATGCGCCCAAGGGCCAGCTTGATTATCATGCTTTGGGCAGAGCGATAGAGACTGAGTTTGGCGAGCAGGTGTGTGGCATTAGTGGCAGCAGTGCGCGCCAAGCAATTATTGATCGCGATAAAACACAAAGTGTGATATTTCTCAAAGGAATTGATCAGGTTCATGAGCATGAAGTTTCGGTGTTGCCAGAAAAAATTACGGCGCCTCGGGAAGAAGTTTTAACGCTTGATAGGAAAGATGTACTCAGTTTGTTGCTCCAAGATAACAATATTATTATTGGGCAAAAAACCGCTGAGCATTATGGTTTGCAGGTGGGCGATACTTTGACGCTTTTAATTCCTGAACCAGGCGGACGTACGAAGATATTTTTGGATAAGAAGCAGGTGGTGGTAAGTGGCATTTTTTCGGTCGGCTTGGAAGAGTATGATAATAACGTTGCTTTTACCTCGCTTGATTATTTTAAAATGCTTTATAAAGATAAGGGAGTCGATCATATTAATTTGAAAATTAAAAAGGATTTTATTCCACGTCCAACTGATTTACGATCTTTGATTTCTTATCTTGGGCAACGCATGCACCATTTTTTTTGTGCACAAGATCCTGAAGTTTTAGTTCAACAGAAACTTAAAGAGCGATTTCCGCATTTAGTGATTAATTCATGGAAAGAACTGTATCCAGCCCTTCTTGCATCGCTCAAACTTGAAAAATATGTCATGTTCTTTATTCTAGCGCTGATTACGCTGGTGGCGTGTATGAATATGATTTCTTTGTTATTTATGCAGATTCAACAAAAACGTCGTGATATTGCTATTTTGAGAGCGATGGGGATGCCTCGTAAAATGATACAAAGTATTTTTGTTAAACTGGGTGTTTTTATAACGTTCTGGGCAACCGTGTGTGGTCTAGGTTTGGCGGCATGTGCAGGTTGGTTTTTAGAGCGTTACCCATTCATAGAGCTGCCTGATGTTTATTATGTTTCGCATTTGCCAGCACGTATGGATCTTGAGATTTTTCTTGTGGTTTTTGTTGCCACCATGTTGTTAGGTTTTCTTGCAACGTGGTTGCCAGCCCGGCGTTCACGTAATCTTAATGTTGCCCAAGTCTTGCGTCAGGAATGA